One region of Lactobacillus johnsonii genomic DNA includes:
- a CDS encoding PTS sugar transporter subunit IIB: MVGIVLASHGGFADGIFQSAEMIFGKQENLAHVILKPDEGPDDIRAKMEKAVASFDDQDQVLFLIDLWGGTPFNQANNLVKEHEDTWAIVSGMNLPMVIEALGQRMASDNAHDIAKAIVKPGRDGIKTQPESLMPKEETKAAPAANAQPQGAIPEGTVIGDGHIKYVLARIDSRLLHGQVATGWTKAMNPNRIIVVSDNVAKDKIRKTMIKEAAPAGVPANVVPINKMLEVVKDPRFGNTKALILFENPEDALKAIEGGMDIKELNVGSMAYSDGKVNVNTVLAMDQKDIDTYKKLKDLGVKFDVRKVPSDGKQNMDELLDKAQKLVNEKK; this comes from the coding sequence ATGGTAGGAATTGTCCTAGCTAGTCATGGTGGCTTTGCTGATGGAATCTTTCAATCTGCTGAAATGATTTTTGGTAAGCAAGAGAATCTGGCTCATGTGATTTTAAAGCCTGACGAAGGTCCTGATGATATTAGAGCTAAGATGGAAAAAGCTGTGGCTTCTTTTGATGATCAGGATCAAGTATTATTTTTGATTGATCTATGGGGAGGTACACCATTTAACCAAGCAAATAATCTTGTTAAAGAACATGAAGATACTTGGGCCATTGTCTCAGGTATGAATCTACCTATGGTTATCGAAGCTTTGGGTCAAAGAATGGCAAGTGATAATGCTCATGATATTGCCAAAGCTATTGTTAAACCAGGTCGTGATGGAATTAAAACACAACCTGAATCTCTTATGCCTAAAGAGGAGACAAAGGCTGCTCCAGCTGCTAATGCACAACCACAAGGTGCTATTCCTGAAGGTACGGTCATTGGCGATGGTCACATTAAGTATGTTTTAGCTAGAATTGATTCACGTCTTCTTCATGGACAAGTTGCAACTGGTTGGACTAAGGCCATGAATCCAAATCGAATCATTGTTGTTTCAGATAATGTTGCGAAAGATAAAATTCGTAAAACAATGATTAAGGAAGCAGCACCAGCTGGTGTACCGGCAAATGTTGTTCCAATCAATAAGATGCTTGAAGTAGTGAAAGATCCACGTTTTGGAAATACTAAGGCATTGATCTTATTTGAAAATCCAGAAGATGCACTTAAAGCTATTGAAGGTGGAATGGACATTAAAGAATTGAATGTTGGATCCATGGCATATAGTGATGGTAAAGTGAATGTCAATACTGTTTTGGCAATGGATCAAAAAGATATTGATACATATAAGAAATTAAAAGATTTGGGCGTTAAATTTGATGTCCGTAAAGTTCCTTCTGATGGTAAACAAAACATGGATGAACTTTTGGATAAAGCTCAAAAATTAGTTAATGAAAAGAAATAA